A window from Malassezia restricta chromosome I, complete sequence encodes these proteins:
- a CDS encoding diphosphomevalonate decarboxylase, with product MTAVYQATCTAPVNIAVIKYWGKRDTQLILPTNDSLSVTLDQDHLRTVTTARADASFGTTEDLGSRHDKLWLNGSEESIKPGGRLEACLTELRRLRADREERDTSLPPLSRWGLRLCSENNFPTAAGLASSASGFAALAITVAELYGLSSILSRSQLSMIARRGSGSACRSVFGGFVAWNMGTADDGTDSLAVPVANREHWPDLHVLICVVNDGKKGTSSTSGMQKTVETSPLLQHRIRHVVPERMRAMTEAIAARDFGAFARVTMADSNNFHACCLDTAPPIFYMNDTSRAIVQVVEELNRARAEAGEDPMAAYTFDAGPNAVLYMREKDVPTVLRAVQHYFPGASFDDPFQMASNDAPLPATFRHDIVPVHPAESVRRVIHTRVGDGPRVLEHGLGPQSLLTPEGVPVRTT from the coding sequence ATGACAGCGGTGTATCAGGCGACGTGCACGGCACCCGTGAACATCGCTGTAATCAAGTACTGGGGCAAGCGTGATACGCAGCTGATTCTTCCTACGAATGACAGTCTTAGCGTCACGCTTGACCAGGACCATTTGCGGACCGTGACAACAGCGCGCGCTGATGCCTCGTTTGGCACGACCGAGGACCTGGGATCACGTCATGATAAGCTGTGGCTCAACGGTAGCGAAGAGAGTATCAAGCCGGGTGGGCGTCTCGAAGCATGCTTGACGGAGCTGCGCAGGCTGCGTGCTGATCGCGAAGAACGCGATACATCACTTCCGCCGTTGTCCCGGTGGGGTCTTCGTTTGTGCTCGGAAAACAACTTCCCGACAGCGGCTGGTCTGGCATCGTCTGCGTCGGGCTTTGCAGCGCTTGCGATTACCGTCGCGGAACTCTATGGTCTAAGCAGCATCCTCTCGCGCTCGCAACTCTCTATGATTGCGCGCCGTGGAAGTGGCTCGGCTTGTCGCTCCGTGTTTGGCGGCTTTGTCGCGTGGAATATGGGCACGGCTGACGACGGCACCGACTCCCTTGCTGTGCCGGTGGCGAATCGCGAACACTGGCCCGACCTGCACGTCCTGATTTGTGTGGTGAACGATGGCAAGAAgggcacgtcgtccacgagcgGCATGCAGAAGACGGTCGAGACGTCGCCTTTGCTGCAGCACCGCATCCGTCATGTGGTCCCGGAGCGAATGCGTGCCATGACGGAAGCCATTGCGGCCCGCGACTTTGGCGCCTTTGCACGCGTCACCATGGCCGACTCGAACAACTTCCACGCCTGCTGCCTGGACACGGCTCCGCCGATCTTTTACATGAACGACACGTCGCGTGCCATTGTGCAGGTCGTAGAGGAGCTGAatcgtgcgcgagctgaGGCTGGAGAGGATCCTATGGCTGCCTATACCTTTGACGCTGGTCCCAATGCCGTGCTGTACATGCGTGAAAAGGACGTGCCCACAGtcctgcgcgccgtgcagcacTACTTCCCAGGCGCGAGCTTCGACGACCCCTTCCAGATGGCTTCCAACGATGCACCCCTGCCGGCGACATTCCGCCACGACATTGTGCCCGTGCATCCCGCCGAGagtgtgcgccgcgtgaTCCACACGCGTGTCGGCGACGGTCCTCGTGTGCTTGAGCATGGCCTGGGCCCGCAGTCGTTGCTCACGCCCGAGggtgtgcctgtgcgcacTACATAG
- a CDS encoding large subunit ribosomal protein L27e, producing MPKIYKPGKVAVVLQGRHAGKKVVVIKQQDEGTKEHGFPYVIAAGIERYPLKVTKSMGAKKLARRSKIKPFIKVINYNHLFPTRYALELEGLKGVVSNDTFKEVSQREEAKKAIKKLFEERYQSGKNRWFFTPLRF from the exons ATGCCCAAGATCTACAAGCCCGGGAAGGTTGC TGTTGTGCTTCAGGGTCGTCACGCCGGTAAGAAG GTTGTTGTTATCAAGCAGCAGGATGAGGGCACCAAGGAGCACGGCTTCCCTTACGTCATTGCCGCTGGTATCGAGCGTTACCCTCTCAAGGTGACCAAGTCGATGGGTGCCAAGAAGCTCGCTCGCCGCAGCAAGATCAAGCCATTCATCAAG GTCATCAACTACAACCACCTCTTCCCTACTCGTTACGCtctcgagctcgagggTCTGAAGGGTGTCGTGTCGAACGACACGTTCAAGGAGGTGTCGCAGCGTGAGGAGGCCAAGAAGGCCATCAAGAAGCTGTTTGAGGAGCGCTACCAGAGCGGCAAGAACCGGTGGTTCTTCACGCCCCTGCGCTTCTAA
- a CDS encoding small subunit ribosomal protein S23e gives MGKPRGLYTARKQVTNRRDNRWSDAHFKKRALGNFYKTSPTGGSSQAKGIVLEKIGVEAKQPNSAIRKCVRVQLIKNGKKVSAFVPFDGCLNFVDENDEVLIEGFGRKGKAKGDIPGVRFKVVKVSGVGLSALFREKKEKPRS, from the coding sequence ATGGGTAAGCCTAGGGGTCTCTATACAGCTCGCAAGCAGGTCACGAACCGTCGCGACAACCGCTGGAGCGACGCTCACTTCAAGAAGCGCGCTCTTGGTAACTTCTACAAGACCTCGCCCACCGGTGGCTCGTCGCAGGCCAAGGGTATCGTGCTGGAGAAGATCGGTGTTGAGGCTAAGCAGCCCAACTCGGCTATCCGCAAGTGTGTCCGTGTTCAGCTGATCAAGAACGGTAAGAAGGTGTCGGCCTTCGTGCCCTTCGACGGTTGTCTCAACTTTGTGGATGAGAACGACGAGGTACTGATCGAAGGTTTCGGTCGTAAGGGTAAGGCCAAGGGTGATATTCCCGGTGTGCGTTTCAAGGTCGTGAAGGTCTCGGGTGTGGGTCTCTCTGCCCTCTTCCGGGAGAAGAAGGAGAAGCCCCGTTCGTAA
- a CDS encoding mitochondrial protein required for assembly of cytochrome bc1 complex: MAGGAANWARALTRAAIVIGTGVVLLKTTTPNEQQMYDNLSPDLKRSVDAQRHAHERAAQSARIREQQSELAAQQDTAKANWLK; the protein is encoded by the exons ATGGCAGGTGGTGCCGCCAACTGGGCGCGTGCTCTCACACGTGCTGCTATCGTGATCGGTACAGGCGTCGTGCTTCTAAAGA CGACCACGCCAAATGAACAACAGATGTATGAT AACCTGTCCCCCGACCTTAAGAGGAGTGTGGATGCCCAGCGTCACGCACATGAACGAGCCGCACAGTCCGCCCGCATCCGTGAACAGCAATCAGAG ctcgcggcgcagcaggacACGGCCAAGGCCAACTGGCTCAAGTAG
- a CDS encoding ribosome biogenesis protein BRX1: protein MSSKYSAALKREAAGGQKRSAADDQDTKIRRNKQRVLLLPSRGITTRMRHLVNDIEALLPHSKKDSKLDSKSDLSVLNELSELNNCNNCMYFEARRHEDLYLWLSKTPNGPSAKLQVQNIHTMDELKMTGNCLKGSRHILSFDKGFDAAPHWQLMREMLTQMFAVPRTARRAKPFIDHVLSFSILDGKIWFRNYQIIEKDPGAVAAAEAEGTDPKKAQTEPMLVEIGPRMVMTPIRIFEGSFGGPTLFDNPEFISPNAIRHAMRRSKGESYKTRTMQSENLRVKRDKYKGSESELSRANVFA from the coding sequence ATGTCGAGCAAGTACAGTGCCGCGCTCAAGCGCGAGGCCGCGGGAGGCCAGAAGCGCTCTGCTGCAGATGACCAAGATACCAAGATTCGGCGGAATAAGCAGCGGGTGCTCCTGCTACCATCGCGCGGTATTACGACACGCATGCGGCACCTCGTGAACGACATTGAAGCCCTGCTGCCTCACTCCAAAAAGGATTCGAAGCTTGACTCGAAGTCGGATCTCTCCGTATTGAATGAGCTGTCGGAGCTGAACAACTGCAATAACTGCATGTACTTTGAAGCTCGTCGGCACGAGGACTTGTACCTGTGGCTGTCCAAGACGCCGAACGGACCATCGGCCAAGCTGCAAGTGCAAAATATTCATACGATGGACGAGTTGAAGATGACAGGCAACTGCCTTAAAGGATCGCGGCATATTTTGAGCTTCGATAAGGGATTtgatgcagcgccacacTGGCAGCTCATGCGTGAGATGCTGACGCAAATGTTtgctgtgccgcgcacggctCGCCGTGCCAAGCCGTTCATTGATCATGTGCTGTCCTTTAGTATTCTGGACGGCAAGATCTGGTTCCGCAACTACCAAATCATTGAGAAGGATCCGGGTGCGGtggccgccgccgaggccgaaGGCACGGATCCGAAAAAGGCACAGACGGAGCCTATGCTGGTCGAGATTGGGCCGCGTATGGTCATGACGCCGATTCGTATCTTTGAGGGAAGCTTCGGCGGCCCGACGCTCTTCGACAATCCCGAGTTTATTTCGCCGAACGCCATTCGTCACgcgatgcgtcgcagcaAGGGCGAAAGCTACAAGACCCGGACGATGCAGTCCGAGAACTTGCGCGTGAAGCGCGACAAGTACAAGGGTTCGGAGAGCGAGCTGAGTCGTGCCAATGTATTTGCATAG
- a CDS encoding ergosterol biosynthesis protein: MDWLPAHVLPKWLLLVGVIAALNGVQNTLRPVFSHKVYASREGVRQATPLAARLFGLWNVTSAMVRVYAAYHMNERGAYILCLGTFVIACYHFVSEMLFFGTLATAAGSISPILVASSSIVAMVSQYSYYVGK; the protein is encoded by the coding sequence ATGGATTGGCTACCTGCCCACGTCTTGCCGAAGTGGCTGCTGTTGGTCGGCGTGATTGCGGCGTTGAATGGTGTGCAGAACACGCTCAGGCCTGTGTTCAGCCATAAAGTGTATGCGTCGCGAGAGGGCGTGCGCCAGGCCACGCCCCTGGCCGCTCGCCTGTTTGGGTTGTGGAACGTGACGTCGGCGATGGTGCGTGTGTATGCCGCGTACCACATGAACGAGCGTGGTGCGTACATCCTGTGTCTCGGTACCTTTGTGATCGCATGCTACCACTTTGTGAGCGAGATGCTGTTCTTTGGTACGCTCGCGACTGCCGCAGGTTCTATCAGCCCCATCCTTGTGGCGTCAAGCTCGATCGTGGCGATGGTGTCGCAGTACTCGTACTATGTAGGAAAGTGA
- a CDS encoding lysyl-tRNA synthetase, class II — MPLGLGVCQVWRQTLLRRAFLRPVLPTRAFFFQRSAMTEAEAAVNLLADPETGEMISKSELKRRQKQRQKEDQKAEKAAKMQKEGDAAPAKAGANLAAEDALTPNQYYEMRCRAIQKLRETRQPDPYPHKFHVSISLTDFIAQYQDKVEAGSQLPDVVSVAGRLHNMRASGQKLRFYDLHAEGVKIQIMAQMQDHKEGDYFEAHDLLRRGDVVGVKGVPAKTKKGELSIVPHAIQLLSPNLKMLPKASGGGFTDQEQRYRKRYLDLIMNQPVRDIFVKRARTIQYIRRYLDTLGFLEVETPMMNQIAGGASAKPFITHHNDLKMDLFMRIAPELYLKELVVGGLDRVYEIGRVFRNESIDQTHNPEFTTCEFYMAYADMYDLMDITESMVSGLVKAVTGGYKVTYHPDGKDDPNGRVYEIDFSTPWKRFEMIPELEKQLQVTFPPADQLHTEETRQWLSDLCAKHNVDCSEPRTANRLIDKLVGEFIESQCVNPSFIIGHPQIMSPLAKRHRSIPGLCERFEAFVATKEIANAYTELNDPWVQRENFEEQARQKDAGDDEAQAVDHVFLDALEHGLPPTGGWGLGIDRLVMFLTDSNTIKEVLAFPANKPEQ, encoded by the coding sequence ATGCCCCTAGGGCTGGGAGTGTGTCAAGTTTGGAGACAGACTCTTTTGCGACGAGCCTTTTTGCGCCCAGTACTTCCTACCAGAGCGTTTTTTTTTCAGCGTAGTGCAATGACAGAAGCTGAAGCGGCCGTGAATCTGCTGGCTGACCCTGAGACGGGCGAGATGATTAGCAAGAGCGAGCTTAAGCGCCGGCAAAAGCAGCGGCAGAAGGAGGATCAGAAGGCGGAGAAGGCCGCCAAGATGCAGAAGGAGGGtgatgctgcgcctgccAAGGCTGGTGCGAACTTGGCAGCGGAAGATGCCCTTACGCCGAACCAGTACTACGAGATGCGGTGCCGTGCGATCCAAAAGCTGCGTGAGACCCGCCAGCCTGATCCGTACCCGCACAAGTTCCATGTGTCGATCAGTCTGACGGACTTTATTGCGCAGTACCAGGACAAGGTCGAGGCGGGCTCGCAGCTTCCTGACGTGGTGTCTGTGGCGGGCCGTCTGCACAACATGCGTGCGTCTGGCCAGAAGTTGCGTTTCTACGACCTGCACGCTGAGGGCGTCAAGATCCAGATCATGGCACAGATGCAGGACCACAAGGAGGGCGACTACTTTGAGGCGCACGACCTGCTTCGCCGCGGCGATGTCGTGGGTGTCAAGGGTGTGCCGGCCAAGACGAAGAAGGGCGAGCTGTCGATTGTGCCGCATGCGATTCAGCTGCTTTCGCCCAACCTCAAGATGTTGCCGAAGGCATCGGGTGGTGGCTTTACGGACCAGGAGCAGCGCTACCGCAAGCGCTACCTCGACCTGATTATGAACCAGCCCGTGCGTGACATTTTCGTGAAGCGCGCGCGTACGATTCAGTACATCCGACGCTACCTGGATACGCTGGGCTTCCTTGAGGTCGAGACGCCGATGATGAACCAGATTGCTGGTGGTGCGAGTGCCAAGCCGTTTATTACGCATCACAATGACCTCAAGATGGACCTGTTTATGCGTATTGCGCCGGAGCTGTACCTCAAGGAGCTCGTGGTCGGTGGTCTCGACCGTGTGTACGAGATTGGCCGTGTGTTCCGTAACGAGTCGATTGACCAGACGCACAACCCCGAGTTTACGACGTGTGAGTTCTATATGGCGTATGCGGACATGTACGACCTCATGGATATCACCGAGAGCATGGTCTCGGGTCTCGTCAAAGCTGTGACGGGTGGCTACAAGGTGACGTACCACCCCGACGGCAAGGACGATCCGAACGGACGTGTGTATGAGATCGACTTTTCGACGCCGTGGAAGCGTTTCGAGATGATCCCCGAGCTCgagaagcagctgcaggtCACGTTCCCCCCGGCCGACCAGCTGCACACCGAGGAGACGCGCCAGTGGCTGAGCGACCTGTGTGCGAAGCACAATGTGGACTGCagcgagccacgcacggcCAACCGCCTGATCGACAAGCTCGTGGGTGAGTTTATCGAGTCGCAGTGTGTGAACCCATCGTTCATCATTGGTCACCCTCAGATCATGTCGCCCCTCGCGAAGCGTCACCGCTCGATCCCTGGCCTTTGTGAGCGCTTTGAGGCGTTTGTGGCGACGAAGGAGATCGCGAATGCGTACACCGAGCTGAACGACCCGTGGGTGCAGCGCGAGAACTTTGaggagcaggcgcgccagAAGGATGCaggcgacgacgaggcacaggcGGTGGACCACGTCttcctcgatgcgctcgagcatggtCTGCCACCGACGGGTGGCTGGGGTCTGGGTATCGACCGCCTCGTCATGTTCCTGACGGACTCGAACACGATCAAGGAGGTGCTGGCGTTCCCGGCGAACAAGCCGGAGCAGTAG
- a CDS encoding endonuclease LCL3 gives MDAWFTTWARWIKRHEAALFRAEQVCALEIDVHHLYYLLVRCEGLGFDVGPLDVPCTPRRSLPGVVSTGIPHSDAYSIASIQQTIQSSVSTWWGGKIDAPDPDRLYAYLYSVLSRVSSLRITPPPTSVHSAFADFPGEHATPLFVCKGIRHLALDGVDPASIVGWDRLSIQLTSLVCTHISMADVTDLFVGLVLRDAHIESLPAAAWHALQYACLAYNELTFIPSSMTTILPSLRYLDVSHNLLNAVPPALESLDQLQALNVSGNMIDSVLGIYLSLPHIRILNLGGNRLESLCGVERLHTLEQIDLRTNMIQDPGEVGRLATLPQISHVWIHSNPLLTTHPDARVACFYFFALEHKHVVLDDAPCGFFERRRVSSMLAQRVAMQPQRDSAVIEARYAPKVRHVTTSPTITSTERRKKSHPKTPTRRPEAAATFDTYKQRMEQLRDHMGDDWLRVVAKGDSDPFRVHAPCEDAPILTFPWPIRLFIETVSTPVGAACVSAGTIAGSFLIWRRFFRRIPNASYITPSILRSRRRIVGRVTSVGDADGFRLYHTPGIPFLRQRWHRPPTKASDLRHQTISVRLAGVDAPEAAHFGREAQPYADVAHKELRRLLEGRTVWLDMALIDQYQRLVGTPYVYRWPYLWPTNVSLALVRKGLATVYRSTNATYGPPSLLSRLLFGATSGRKALERAEEHAKRCRLGMWRLGSKLETPGAFKFRTTHHRS, from the coding sequence ATGGACGCTTGGTTCACAACATGGGCACGATGGATCAAGCGCCATGAGGCAGCGCTGTTCCGTGCTGAGCAGGTGTGTGCGCTCGAAATCGATGTGCATCACCTATACTACCTGCTTGTGCGATGCGAAGGCCTTGGATTCGATGTGGGCCCGCTAGAtgtgccatgcacgccccGACGCTCGTTGCCAGGTGTCGTTAGCACGGGCATCCCCCACAGCGATGCTTACAGTATCGCGTCGATCCAGCAAACCATTCAGTCATCGGTATCAACATGGTGGGGCGGCAAAATAGATGCCCCTGATCCTGATCGCTTGTACGCTTACCTCTACTCCGTGCTAAGCCGCGTGTCGTCACTACGTATCActccgccaccgacgtCCGTGCATTCTGCGTTCGCCGACTTTCCGGGCGAGCATGCGACACCACTGTTTGTATGCAAAGGTATCCGGCACCTTGCGTTGGATGGCGTCGATCCCGCTTCTATCGTCGGATGGGACCGCCTGAGCATTCAACTCACCTCGCTGGTGTGCACACATATCAGCATGGCTGATGTAACAGACCTGTTCGTcggcctcgtgctgcgTGACGCCCACATCGAGTCCCTtcctgctgctgcctgGCACGCGCTCCAGTACGCATGCCTTGCTTACAACGAGCTCACATTTATCCCCTCGTCCATGACCACGATCCTTCCGTCGCTACGCTACTTAGACGTGTCCCACAACCTCTTGAATGCCGTGCCACCTGCCCTCGAGTCCTTGGACCAACTTCAGGCCCTCAATGTGTCGGGCAATATGATCGACAGCGTCCTTGGCATCTACCTCTCGCTACCACACATCCGTATCCTGAATCTTGGCGGTAACCGTCTTGAGAGCTTGTGTGGCGTCGAGCGGCTACATACACTCGAGCAAATCGATCTGCGCACGAATATGATACAAGATCCCGGCGAGGTGGGACGCCTCGCTACGCTGCCCCAGATTTCGCATGTCTGGATCCATTCCAATCCGCTGCTCACCACACATCCCGACGCACGTGTCGCGTGCTTTTACTTctttgcgctcgagcacaaaCACGTGGTCTTGGACGATGCACCTTGTGGGTTCTTTGAACGTCGACGGGTCTCATCCATGCTCGCCCAACGCGTCGCCATGCAACCTCAGCGCGATAGTGCTGTCATTGAGGCGCGGTATGCACCCAAGGTGCGCCACGTCACCACCTCTCCCACCATCACATCGACTGAGCGGCGCAAAAAGAGTCATCCAAAAACACCCACACGGCGCCCTGAGGCCGCTGCCACATTCGATACATACAAGCAACGCATGGAGCAATTGCGCGATCACATGGGCGACGATTGgctgcgtgtcgtggcCAAGGGCGACAGCGACCCATTTCGTGTGCATGCACCGTGCGAGGATGCACCGATACTCACTTTTCCATGGCCCATTCGGCTTTTCATTGAGACAGTATCGACGCCGGTGGGAGCAGCATGCGTCAGTGCTGGCACCATTGCGGGGTCCTTTCTTATTTGGCGCCGATTTTTCCGGCGTATACCCAACGCCTCATACATCACGCCCTCGATATTGCGTTCGCGGAGACGTATCGTGGGCCGCGTCACCAGTGTGGGCGACGCGGATGGCTTCCGTTTGTACCACACACCAGGGATTCCGTTTCTTCGACAGCGGTGGCACAGGCCGCCGACCAAGGCATCCGACCTGCGACATCAGACCATTTCTGTGCGACTAGCCGGTGTGGATGCACCCGAGGCCGCACACTTTGGCCGCGAGGCACAGCCATATGCAGATGTGGCACACAAGGAGCTGCGGCGACTCCTCGAGGGACGTACTGTGTGGCTCGATATGGCCCTCATCGATCAGTACCAACGCCTCGTCGGTACGCCCTACGTGTACCGATGGCCATACTTGTGGCCCACGAACGTATCGTTGGCACTCGTGCGAAAAGGCTTGGCGACCGTGTACCGCAGCACCAATGCGACGTACGGTCCACCATCGCTCTTGTCGCGGCTCTTGTTCGGAGCGACGTCAGGTCGTAAGGCGCTGGAACGGGCAGAAGAACACGCCAAGCGGTGTCGATTGGGTATGTGGCGCTTGGGCTCCAAACTTGAAACGCCTGGTGCGTTCAAGTTCCGGACGACACACCATCGATCGTGA